A window of Magnetospirillum sp. genomic DNA:
CGCTGCAGGTGGCACTGCCGCCGGGCGCTTCGAAAGCGCCGGTCGTGCTGATGCTCGAGGGGACTGGCGGCAGTAATCGCGTGCCGCCGAATTGGGCGGCGTTCCTCAATGCGCGCGGCATTGCGGCCGTCCAGATTCGGTCGGCAGCGGCGCGCGGTCGCACGAACTGGTTCGGCACGGGCTGCGAGCTGCGCTATGGGGGCGACGTGCGCGCAGCCCTGGCTGTGCTCGCCGACTGGCCGGAAATCGACGTGTCGCGTTTCGCGATCATGGGATTTTCGCGCGGCGGAACCGAGGCGATGGGGGCCGGAAGGACGTTTGCGGGGGCAGCGCAAATGCCCGCCGCCGTGTTCGCCTTCTATCCGGGCTGCGGCGGCCAGTGCGTGACCGATTGGCCGCTCGCTGCGGCGCAAGTGCCGGTGCACATCTTCTACGGTGCCGCCGACATGTGGGGCGCATACCAAGGCACGCGCGGCGCCTGCCGTGCCCAGGCGCGCGGCACCGTCGCGTACCACGAATATGTGGGCGCCCATCACGGGTTCGATTCACCCTCGCAAGGGACGTTCGAAGTGGCGGGAAGCCGTTTCCGCTACGAGCCGAACCAGGCCGCTCTGGAGGCCGCTCAAGCCGTGGTTGCCGAGACGCTCGCACGCCAATGGGGCACGCCGCACTAGCGTTTTACGGCGTCGCGTCGAGCGCCACAAGACCGATGTGGCGGGGCGCCTGATCCGCCAAGATGGTAGCGATATCAGGGTTCGCGTGGCCGATTTGTCGCCGTAAGGGGCTCGGTTGTCGGGCCAACTGCCGGTAGCGAAAGGCGAGCGGGTGCGATTGGTCTCGGACGCTTTCTCCGGCGATGCCGTCGTGGTTCGGATAGGGCCGGATTATGTCGGGCTTACGTTTCGAGAGATGCGCGGGATCGTCGAGTATCTCTCGGGGCACGCTGAGGGAACGGTAAGGGTTGCGTGAGGAGACTGGATTAGGTCTGACCTGACCGGGTTTCCTTGAAACAGGCTAGTTGAGATATTCAGTTTAGGAAGGAAGGCCCAAAGTGGGCTGCCCCGGGTTCTGCTGAGGTAGAGAAAGAAACATAATCGAGTTCAGTGACTTACCGAAGTAACGGGGCTCTCCTGACTTCAGTCCAAAGGTTCTCACTTACATCCACTACGGCACGCCAGCGGCGATGAAAGTGAGAACCGATCTGATTCGCCCGTCTCCGGGTCGGCTAAAGCGGGTTAAAGAACACGAGCCCAATAGTGCCCAGCTTCGCCCGCTACGGCACGCCAGCGGCGACGATAGCGAGAACCTTGATGAGCCGGAGCCTCAGTTATCAGCCACCTCAAAGCGTTCCGATTGCTCTGACGACGGACATTGAGCACCGACGGTGAAAACCTTTGAATGCATCGACATCGAGACATCCGCCTTGGCTAAGGGAGGCTCTCTTTTTGTCGGCTGATCGAGCCCTACTGCTCAAGTTCATCATCGACAGCTAGAATCCGGCAGTTTTCCCGTTGACTGTGACACGCCTGTAAAGCTGCGGCGCGCGCGGCGTCCAGAGTCCGAAATCCGCTCCGATAAGACCAGTTGCCCGAGCCATTTGCCGCAAAAGCCTTGTGTAGTCCTTGTCGAAGATACTGCGCCCAGCCAGCTTGGGCGGCAGCCGATAGATTC
This region includes:
- a CDS encoding dienelactone hydrolase family protein, producing the protein MKLSAVRARALRALFGALLLAGCQTAASDPPVTGAQGPTAQGAAANAGLASALQVALPPGASKAPVVLMLEGTGGSNRVPPNWAAFLNARGIAAVQIRSAAARGRTNWFGTGCELRYGGDVRAALAVLADWPEIDVSRFAIMGFSRGGTEAMGAGRTFAGAAQMPAAVFAFYPGCGGQCVTDWPLAAAQVPVHIFYGAADMWGAYQGTRGACRAQARGTVAYHEYVGAHHGFDSPSQGTFEVAGSRFRYEPNQAALEAAQAVVAETLARQWGTPH